One region of Glutamicibacter sp. B1 genomic DNA includes:
- a CDS encoding rhodanese-related sulfurtransferase, with the protein MAIHRIVLYYAFTPLPDPEAIRLWQRSLLERWGLRGRIIISKDGINGTVGGEISAVKAYVKATRELPAFKKMDIKWSEGSAEDFPRISVKVRDEIVTFGAPGELEVDENGVVGGGTHLRPEELHELVDAKKKSGEKVHFFDGRNAFEAQIGKFKDAIVPDVDTTRDFVAELDSGKYDHLKDQPVVTYCTGGIRCEVLSALMVKRGFQEVYQMQGGIVRYGEKYGDEGLWEGSLYVFDKRMHTEFSDKAETIGKCVGCEGPTNKFENCSNPTCRNLRLFCEDCAKDETLRRCPDCSSVDA; encoded by the coding sequence GTGGCCATTCATCGCATTGTTCTGTATTACGCATTTACTCCGCTCCCAGACCCGGAAGCTATTCGCTTGTGGCAGCGTTCATTATTGGAACGTTGGGGACTGCGCGGACGAATCATCATCTCCAAAGACGGCATCAACGGTACCGTCGGTGGCGAGATCTCAGCCGTCAAAGCTTACGTCAAAGCTACGCGCGAGCTACCTGCGTTCAAAAAGATGGATATCAAGTGGTCCGAAGGATCCGCTGAAGACTTCCCTCGTATCTCCGTTAAGGTTCGCGATGAGATTGTTACTTTCGGCGCACCGGGCGAACTTGAAGTTGATGAGAACGGTGTAGTCGGTGGCGGTACGCACCTGCGTCCCGAAGAACTGCATGAATTGGTAGACGCCAAGAAGAAGTCCGGCGAAAAGGTTCACTTCTTTGACGGACGCAATGCTTTTGAAGCTCAGATCGGTAAGTTCAAGGACGCTATCGTCCCTGATGTTGACACCACCCGCGATTTTGTCGCAGAGCTCGACTCAGGCAAGTACGACCACCTCAAAGACCAGCCAGTGGTTACCTATTGCACCGGAGGCATCCGCTGCGAGGTGCTTTCTGCATTGATGGTTAAGCGTGGCTTCCAAGAGGTTTACCAGATGCAAGGCGGTATCGTCCGCTACGGCGAAAAGTATGGTGACGAAGGCTTGTGGGAGGGTTCCCTCTACGTATTCGATAAGCGTATGCACACCGAGTTCTCCGACAAGGCCGAGACCATCGGTAAGTGCGTCGGATGTGAAGGCCCCACGAATAAGTTTGAAAACTGTTCGAACCCAACATGCCGCAACCTACGACTTTTCTGCGAGGACTGCGCGAAGGACGAAACCCTTCGTCGTTGCCCAGATTGCAGCAGCGTCGACGCCTAA
- a CDS encoding GNAT family N-acetyltransferase: protein MASNASDELIGTWVTGWAGARGYETRNEGRVHAALRHDTTEDWEYVIYGPSKEELAAVAETLKKHPNRRLTAFDDSAENLVSIANEVGLQVTADDEALMVTELAVHDVEVPLPADGFVFQIERDGTHAYVSLHPEDKQEVVAASGHVSAVDGFAIFDRIITGADFRRRGLGTLIMRALASLAQEHDVDEGLLIASVDGQQLYASLGWTSLGKVVMFKA, encoded by the coding sequence ATGGCATCAAACGCAAGCGATGAACTGATCGGCACCTGGGTAACCGGCTGGGCAGGAGCCCGTGGCTATGAAACTCGCAATGAGGGACGAGTCCATGCTGCCCTGCGTCACGACACCACTGAAGACTGGGAATACGTTATTTACGGCCCGTCAAAAGAGGAACTAGCAGCGGTCGCCGAGACCCTCAAAAAGCACCCTAACCGTCGACTTACAGCTTTCGACGATTCGGCAGAAAACCTAGTCTCAATCGCCAACGAAGTTGGCTTGCAGGTCACGGCCGATGACGAAGCACTTATGGTCACCGAATTGGCGGTACATGACGTCGAGGTCCCACTGCCAGCAGACGGCTTTGTCTTCCAGATTGAACGCGATGGCACCCACGCATATGTTTCGCTTCACCCTGAGGACAAGCAAGAAGTTGTTGCGGCTTCAGGACATGTTTCAGCAGTAGATGGCTTCGCCATTTTTGATCGAATCATCACCGGAGCAGATTTCCGTCGCCGTGGTCTAGGTACTTTGATCATGCGTGCCCTGGCTTCTCTAGCACAGGAACATGACGTTGATGAAGGACTACTAATCGCCTCTGTAGATGGGCAACAGTTGTACGCATCATTGGGCTGGACTTCGCTCGGTAAAGTCGTGATGTTCAAGGCTTAA
- a CDS encoding DEAD/DEAH box helicase: MKSVRSLLDPYDRTNDPDAVIHRRSRPAKDEITSDWPQWLSNELVQTFQALGIQRPWLHQAQAANLIHEGQHTIVSTGTASGKSMAYLMPSLDILFKSRDSGFNDADSAASVLYICPTKALAADQLAAVQSLDVPGVRAAAYDGDTDQATRAWVRQHANFVFTNPDMLHRGIMPNHPAWSRFFKRLRYIIIDEAHSYRGVFGAHVANLMRRVRRICAHYGNSPIFIGASATSSDPEESFGRLIGAPAKAVTHDFSASGELVIGLWEPPLTEHRGENGAPIRRTAIAESASILTDLMADHTRTIVFIKSRRGAETIASLTRKHLERFAPELSVRLAAYRSGYLPNESREVERQLRSGELLGVTSTSALELGIDIAGLDAVVVAGWPGTRASFFQQIGRAGRSGQDALAIFVAAEDPLDTYLAHHPEAIFDLGVEATVFDPHNKYVLSGHLCAAAQESPLRPEELEHFGPHTEELLESLVQRGYLRRRPAGWFWTHPQHAAAMFSIRADGGGPVDIIDAETGALLGTMDSPQTHYQAHPGAIYVHQGASYHVEELDEQNHVVLVTRVNPDYYTTARDLTTVAVVAEERESNHRDLNIHFGEVTVTTQVVSFQRKSLASNEVLSEEPLELEARDLNTKSIWFTISEQRLIRAGLTVDQFPGALHAAEHAMIGLLPLVATSDRWDIGGVSTALHMDTGHPTIFVYDAQPGGAGFAERGFERFTDWVRATRDAIESCECQSGCPSCVQSPKCGNRNNPLDKAGAILLLSAVLDDVEPRHHR; encoded by the coding sequence GTGAAGTCAGTACGTTCTCTATTGGATCCGTACGACCGGACTAATGACCCCGACGCTGTCATTCACCGGCGTTCTCGACCGGCCAAGGATGAAATCACCAGCGATTGGCCACAATGGCTCAGCAATGAACTAGTACAAACTTTTCAAGCCTTGGGTATTCAGCGCCCTTGGTTGCATCAGGCCCAAGCCGCCAATCTCATTCATGAGGGCCAACACACCATCGTCTCCACTGGCACTGCTTCAGGAAAGTCCATGGCTTATTTGATGCCAAGTTTGGACATCCTGTTTAAGTCTCGAGATAGTGGATTTAACGATGCGGACTCGGCCGCCTCAGTGCTATATATCTGCCCAACTAAGGCGCTCGCCGCTGATCAGCTCGCCGCGGTACAAAGCCTAGATGTCCCCGGGGTGCGTGCTGCTGCCTACGATGGGGATACCGACCAAGCAACCAGAGCATGGGTTCGCCAGCACGCGAATTTCGTGTTCACCAATCCGGACATGCTGCATCGTGGAATCATGCCGAACCATCCGGCATGGTCGCGATTCTTCAAACGGCTGCGCTACATCATCATTGATGAAGCCCACTCGTATCGAGGCGTCTTTGGAGCTCACGTAGCTAACCTGATGCGGCGCGTACGCAGAATCTGCGCCCACTACGGCAACTCCCCCATTTTTATCGGGGCCTCCGCCACCAGCTCAGACCCGGAAGAATCATTTGGCCGTCTCATCGGTGCCCCGGCAAAAGCGGTGACCCACGATTTCTCTGCCAGTGGTGAACTAGTCATCGGCTTATGGGAACCTCCTCTGACAGAACATCGAGGAGAAAACGGGGCACCGATCCGACGCACTGCCATCGCAGAAAGCGCTTCGATCCTTACTGATCTCATGGCTGATCACACCCGGACCATTGTGTTCATCAAGTCGCGTCGTGGCGCCGAAACCATCGCTTCGCTAACTCGGAAACATCTAGAACGTTTCGCCCCGGAACTCTCCGTACGACTAGCTGCTTATCGCTCTGGCTACCTACCCAATGAAAGCAGAGAGGTGGAACGGCAGCTACGTAGCGGGGAGCTTCTCGGCGTTACTTCCACCTCCGCCTTGGAATTGGGTATCGACATCGCCGGCTTGGACGCTGTAGTTGTGGCAGGGTGGCCCGGAACTCGCGCCTCCTTCTTCCAGCAAATTGGTCGTGCAGGGCGTTCCGGTCAGGACGCATTGGCAATATTTGTCGCTGCAGAAGATCCACTAGACACCTATCTTGCCCATCACCCGGAAGCCATTTTCGATTTGGGTGTTGAAGCTACCGTTTTTGATCCACACAATAAATATGTGCTCAGTGGCCATCTCTGCGCGGCGGCCCAAGAGTCTCCGCTACGGCCAGAGGAACTTGAGCACTTTGGACCACACACCGAAGAACTGTTGGAATCTCTCGTGCAGCGTGGCTATTTGCGACGTCGTCCAGCCGGATGGTTCTGGACCCACCCGCAACATGCCGCAGCGATGTTCTCCATCCGCGCTGATGGCGGTGGTCCTGTCGATATCATCGATGCCGAAACTGGTGCTCTACTGGGCACCATGGATTCACCACAAACTCATTACCAAGCTCATCCCGGAGCTATCTACGTTCATCAGGGTGCCAGCTATCACGTGGAAGAACTCGATGAACAAAACCACGTAGTACTAGTAACACGAGTCAATCCCGACTACTACACCACCGCACGAGATCTAACCACCGTTGCGGTCGTCGCCGAGGAACGAGAAAGCAACCACCGCGATCTGAATATACATTTCGGTGAAGTCACCGTCACGACCCAGGTCGTGTCCTTCCAACGAAAGTCTCTTGCTTCCAATGAGGTGCTTTCAGAGGAACCACTGGAACTTGAAGCCCGTGATCTGAATACCAAATCCATCTGGTTCACCATTAGCGAGCAACGCCTTATCCGAGCCGGACTCACTGTGGATCAGTTTCCGGGCGCCTTGCATGCTGCCGAACACGCAATGATCGGATTATTGCCCTTGGTAGCAACCAGTGACCGTTGGGACATTGGCGGTGTTTCCACCGCTTTACATATGGACACTGGGCACCCAACGATCTTTGTCTACGATGCTCAGCCTGGTGGAGCCGGATTTGCCGAGCGAGGATTCGAACGCTTCA